The DNA window ATCCTGCCAGGCCCGGCTTGGTATGGCGTCCGTTCATGAGGTGGGTGTGAGTGCGGTGAGCCGGTCGCCGTTGGAGAGGGAGTCGGCTTGTTTGACTTGGTGGAGTTGCAGGGAGATCTCGGTGGTGTGGACTCCCTGCAGGGCGCCGATGCGGTGATTGATGTAGCGGTACAACTCGTCGTGGGTGCGGACGATGACGACCGCGACGAGGTTTTCGGGCCCGGCGACGGCGGCGACCCAGGCCGTTTCCGGATGTTCGGCCAGGGCGTGTCCGGTGCTGTCCAGTTGGCTCGGGGTGACGTTGAGCCATAGGTAGGCGGTGGTCTGAAAGCCCATGATGCGCGGTGAGAACTCGACCTCGAAGTAGAGTGCGCCGCTGTCGCGGAGTTCGGCGATTCTGGTGACGACCCGGGAGCGGGGCCAGTTCGTGTGGGCGGCGAGGTCGGCGTAGGCGCGGCGGCCGTCTGCGGCGAGGGCGTGCAGCAACACCTCGTCCCCCTTCCGCAGCGGTCCCGGTGTTGTGGTCGCCCTGGCGGGCGCCAAGGCGGCGACCTGGTCACTGTCCAGGAGGTCGGGGTAGCCCGACCAGTAAAGCTGCCCGACGTCGAACCGGTGCAACACCGCGTAGCTGCGGATGGTGAGCACCTGGGCGGTGCGCGGCAGGCGTTCGAGCAGGATCTCGTTGCGTCCGTCCTCGCCTGGCGCACGCACCGTGCAGACGAGTTCGGAACCGCCCGCGGTGAGCCCGACCCAGACGGCTTGCGGGTAGCTGGCGATCGTGTCGGCCAAGGCACGGGCGGAGTTGGGGCGGGCCTGGACCCGGATCAACCATTCGGTGCCGCCCTGCCGGTGCGGATCGAGCCGACCGAGCACGCGCAGGAACCCCGATCCGTGCAACCGCCGGTAACGACGGGCGACGGTTTGCTCGGACACCCCGAGCACGGCGGCGATGCGGCGGAACGCCGCTCGACCGTCAACCTGAAGCGCATGAATCATTTGTCGATCCAGACAGTCCAGAGTGGCGGCATTATCGTCAACAGGGCTGCTCATTGGAGGAACTCTAGCGACCGCGTCGTCTGACTGGCGGGCATCACGCGACGCGGCGCACCGTGGTCGGCATGCGGAAGTGGCTCCCCTTGATCCCGATCTCCCTCGGCACGGTGATGTTCACCGTCGACATCACCATCATTGGCATGGCGATACCGGCGATCTCCGACGGCCTACACGTCTCGTTCTCCGCGCTCCAATGGTCGATCGACGCCTACATCCTGGTGCTCGCGGCGTTGGTGATGGCGGCGGGTTCGGCATCGGACCGGTTCGGCAGGCTGCGGGTCTACCTGACCGGCACTCTCGTCTTCGCGATCGCATCCCTGGGGTGCGGCCTCGCACCGAACGCGGCGGTGCTGATCGCCGGGCGTGCGCTGCAGGGGGTCGGTGCGGCGGCGATGATGGTCACGAACACGGCCCTGCTGGCCGGCACCTATCGGGGTCGTGACCAGGGTGTGGCCTTCGGTGTGTGGACGTCGGTGACCGCCGTGTCCGCGGCCACCGGACCGCTGCTGGGCGGCGTGCTCACCGAGGCGCTGGGCTGGCGGTCGATCTTCCTGGTCAACCTCCCGATGGCACTCGTCGCATTGTGGACGGGACGCCGATGGCTGCCGGAAGGCCGCGACCCGGCTGGCGGCCGGATCGACGTGCCCGGCACCGCCCTGTTCGTCCTCGCCGCCACCTTGGTCACCTTCGCGCTGATCCGCGCCGGCGAAGACGGCTGGGGCAGTCCATCGGTCGTGCCGTGTCTCGCTGCCGCCGCCGGCGCGCTGATCGCGTTCGGCTTGGTCGAACGACACCGACGGCACCCGATGCTGGATCTGGCTCTGCTGCGCAAACCGGCGTTCGTCGCGCTCCTGCTAGGCGCATTGGTCTTCAACGCCGCGTCGGTGGCCGACTTCGTCTACCGGTCGTTGTGGCTGCAGTCCATCGTGCACCTCGACTCGTTCGCGGCCGGGCTCGCACTCACTCCGATGGGGGCTGCCGCACTGGTCACGGCCATGATCACCGGACGGCTCGCCGCCACCGTCGAACCCCGCCTGCCCATCGGGATCGGCCTGCTTCTGATCAGCGCGGGCGGGTTCAGCTACCTGCTGCTGCTCACCCCGGACGCGAGCTGGCCCGCGCTGTTACCCGGGTTGCTGATCACCGGCGCCGGGGTCGGCGTGTGCTCACCCGTACTGGCGTCCGCCGTGCTCGCGACGGTTCCCCCGAGCAGGGCGGGCATGGCCAGCGGCGCGATGAACACCTTGCTGCAACTCGGATTCGCCCTCGGCATGCCCGTGCTCGGCACCGTGCTGACCGCCACGATCCGCCACACCCTGACCGAGACCGGCTTCGCCGACCCCGAACCCGCGGCCCTGGCCATCAGCAACGGACGTTCCCCCCAACTGGTCGCCGCCTTTCCCCCGGGCGACCACGGCCACGTGGAGAGCATGGCACGCGCTGCCTTCACCACCGGCCTAGAACAGATCTTCCTCTGCGACGGGATCGCCGCCCTGGCCGCCGGGACGGTCGTACTAGCCCTGATGCGACGCAAGCGGCACCACAACACCCACTCAACCACCGAGGCAACCTCACCCTCCTGACAAGGCACACCGCCACCAGAGTCGGCGCGGACTTGCCGAACCTGCCGACGGCGATCGCGACGACGTTGCAGGTGGACGTCTCGGCACGTCCGGAAGCTGGCATGCAGTTCGACCGCAATCGCATCACCCAAGGCTCGGTGGCACCGTGGTCTTGTCAGTAGACATCTGACTGCCCCTCCTCACGAACGCCTTTCCGTCCACATCGGACGCAGTGATGACGAAGGCCTCAAGAAGCGGTTCCCCAACGCTGCCGACCCAGTTCGCTTGAACGTGGAGCTATTCATAAACCTGCGCAACAAGATCGAGCACCGATACGAACCCGAGCTGAAGAGTATGACGGGCGGTAAAGCTCAGGCGTTGGTCGTCAACTACGACGCCGAGTTGACTGCGGCGTTCGGGGGCAAGTTCAGCCTAGCGGACAAACTGAGGTTCCCGGTGTTCTTGCACGCGCTCAGACCAGACGGGGCCGAACAGCTCCGAGCGGCCACTGCGAACCTTCCACGCCCGACGCGTGATTTGGTCTCACGGTTCGAGACCGGTATCGAACAGGATTTGCTGGACGACCTGCGGTACGACTTCCGAATTCGACTGGTTCCCATCACTGGACCCAAGACCAGCGCCGATCTGGCCGTCAACTTCGTCAAACTCGACGAACTCTCCGACGAAGAGCGACGGGTCATGGTCGACGCGGGCCGGACAGGAACCGTCATAGTCCGCGACCGGCATGTCGACGTAGTAAGTAAGGACAAGCTATTACCAGGCCGAGTTGCGCAATTAGTCGATTCCGCACTCCCCTTCGAATTTTCGGTCAACGCCCACACCAAAGTCTGGCAACATCTTCGCGTTCGCCCGCCGTGCGGCTCGTTGAAACCGCACGAAACCGATGCGAGATATTGCCTCTACGACGAACCTTTTGGCCTCTACCCAGCATAAGCGCGGATTCGCTTCATGCCTTGCACGCCCAGAGCCCGGCAGTCACTCGGTCGCGAAGCTCCGTTCGACCCCGGTGTCGGGTGAGCGGCGTTCTGGCCGTCGGTTCGGGTCGATCCAGGTTCCGGCCGCCATCGAACTGGACGCGCTCGATGATGGCGATGACGCGGTCGTAGCTGGGCACGGCGCGTTGCCACAGTGTGCGGAACCGTTCGGCGTCCTTGCCTATCGGCTCGCCCCCTCTTGTTCGCGCCGGGCTGCCAGGACGTGACGGAGGGCGGCCAGCGATGGCGCGTTGTCGACGCTGCCGTCGCTGTGGCGGTACAGCCGGCAGGCGATGCCGGGTTCGCGGGCGGGCTCGGCGAACGGGTCGGTGCCGTCGATGAGCAGGGTCGGGGACCCGGTCATGCCCGCCGCGATCGCTTCCTGGTCGTCGCGGACGACTCGCCGGTCGATCCGAAGCCCCGGCCAGGTAGCGCTCAGCCGTACGAGGTGCTCGCTCAGAACCTCGGCACCGGGACAGCCGGGGACGTGCAGCACCTGGACCTTCATGCGGGCTCCTCAGGTGTTGCGCGGCGGCGAGAGCTGCATCGTGATCTGCTGGGCCGCGGGCTCGGTGTTCGGGGCGCAGCAGGCGCAGCCGTCCTCCGTGTCGGCTTCGGTGGCGGGGATTCGTTGCAGGGTAAGGGGTTCCGGGGCGGTGGAGCCTCGTAGTGGGCGGAGTCGTCCGGCGCGGACGCCGTTGCCGATGACGAAGACTTCGGCGAGTTCGTGGATGAACACGACGGTGGCCAGGCCGAGGATGCCGAACGCGGCGAGGGGGACGAGGGTGAGCACGATGGCCGCGGACAGGCCGATGTTCTGCAGCATGATGCCCCTGGCGCGGCGCGCGTGGCGCACGGCTTGGGGCAGGTGCCGCAGGTCGGTGCCCATCAGCGCGACGTCGGCGGTGTCGATGGCGACGTCGCTGCCCATGGCGCCCATCGCGATGCCCACGTCGGCGGTGGCCAGCGCGGGAGCGTCGTTGACGCCGTCGCCGACCATCGCCACCGCGCCCCGCTCGCGGAGCCGTTCGACGAGCGCGGCCTTGTCGGTCGGCCGCAGTTCGGCGTGGACGTCGGCGATCCCGGCCTGGGTGGCCAGCGCGGCGGCGGTGCGGGCGTTGTCGCCGGTGAGCATCGCGACCCCGAGGCCGTCCGCGCGGAGCTCGGTGACGGTCTCGGGCGCTTCGGGGCGCAGTTCGTCGCGGATCCCGATCAGGCCGAGCACCACGTGGTCGTGTTCGATCACCGCGACGGTCGTGCCGGTCTCCTGCAGCCGCGCGACGTCCTCGGCGAGCGGGCCGGGGTCGATCCAGCCGGGTTTGCCGAGCCGTGCCGCGGCGCCGTCCACCGCGCCTTCCAGTCCCGCGCCGGGGACCGTGGTCACTTCGTCCGCGGGGACGGGTTCGGGGGCGGCGGCGAGGATCGCGGCGGCCAGGGGGTGTTCGCTGCGAGCTTCCAGCGCGGCCGCGACCGCCAGCACCCGCTCGGCAGTGAGGTCCGGAGCGGGCACGATCTCGGTCACCGCCGGGGTGTTGCGGGTCAGGGTGCCGGTCTTGTCGAGTGCCACGGTGCGCACCGCGCCGAGGGCTTCCAGCGCCGCACCGCCTTTGACCAGCACGCCGAACCGGCTGGCCGCGCCGACCGCGGCGATCACGGTGACCGGCACGGAGATCGCCATCGCGCACGGTGCGGCGGCCACGAGCACGACCAGTGCCCGTTCGATCCAGGTGACCGGATCGCCCAGCAGCTCACCGATCCCGGCGACGAGCGCGGCGAGCACCAGCACGGCGGGCACCAGCGGGCGGGCGATGCGGTCGGCGAGGCGCTGCCGGTTTCCCTTGCGCTGCTGGGCGTCGGCGACGACGCGCACGACCTTGGCCAGCGAGTTGTCCTCGACGGTCGCGGTCGCTTGGACAGTGAGCACGCCGGTACCGTTGATCGCCCCCGCGAAGACCTCGTCTCCCGGCCCTGCCTCGACCGGCACGGACTCCCCCGTGATCGCCGAGTTGTCCATTGTGGACCGTCCAGTTCGGACGGTACCGTCGCTGGCGAGGCGGTCCCCCGCGCGCACGAGCATGTGGTCGCCGACCCGCAACGCGGTGGGCGCGATGGTGGTTTCCCGCCCGTCACGCAGGACCCGGACCTGGTCGGGCACCAGTGCGAGCAGCGCGCGCAGCCCGCGACGGGTCCGGGAGATCGAGTAGTCCTCCAGCGCTTCGCTGATCGAGAACAGGAACGCCAGCATCGCGGCCTCGGCGAACTGCCCCAGCACCAACGACCCGGCCAGCGCGATCGTCATCAGGGTGCCGACGCCGATGCGTCCGCGCACCAGCGCGGTGAGGGTGCCGGGCACGAAGGTCCAGCCCCCGACCGCGGCCGCCGCCAGCTGCCCGCCGATCCGCCCGGGTTCCCACCCGGCCCAACCGCAGACGAACCCCGCGAGGAGCAACAGCCCGGCGATTCCGGCGAACTGGATCTCCCGGACCTGCCACAACCGTTGCGGCGCCTCCGTTTCCGCGGCCGCGGCGCCCTCGGGGGCGTGACTGTCTTCGGGTCCGCAGCACAGATCGCTCATACCGGATCCGCCTCCGCGGCCAGTGCAAGCAGGTGCTGCCCAGCGCCGGTGAGCCGGTACATCACCAGCTTGCCGTCCCGGCGCGACTCGGCCAGTCCCGCCGAACGCAACTGGCGCAAGTGGTGCGACACCAGCCCCTGCGACGATCCGACGATCCACGCCAGATCGCACACGCACAGCTCGTCACCGGCCAGCAGCGCGTGCGCGATCCGCAGCCGCGTCGGATCACCGAGGGCACGCAACACATCGGCACGCTGCCGCAGAACCGCCTCGCCGGGCAGGGTCGTCCGCAACGCCTCCGCGTGGTCGAGATCAAGGCACAGCAGGTCGCACTGGTCATCGCTCACCCATACAATCTAACGCCCGTTGAGATGTTCGAGCAACAGTGAGTTCGGTGACCTTGTCAGAAGGGCCAGCGGCCGGAGATTCGGAGAGCGAGCCGGGCGTCGAGGCCGCCGACGCGTCCTGCTGGGACGAAGGCGAGCAGTGCGAGGGGGAAGAGGTCTTCGGCGGAGTATTCCCAGAGGTAGGCGCCGGCGTGCCAGAGCATGATCCAGATCGGGCCGATGAGCAGCAGTCCGCCCAGTGCCGCGAGGCGGGTGGCGGTGCCGAGGCCGATCGCGAGTTCGGCGGTGGTAAGGACGATGGCGAAGGTTTCCCAGTTCGGCAGGACGATGTCGCGGTAGAAATCGCCCAGCGGCGCGATCGCGGTCTTGCTGGCGGCGTTGGTCGCGATCCCGCGGGCGGCGTCGGTGGTGATCAGGTTGAAGGAGAAGAAGCCGAGGTCGACGTTGCTGGTGCCGAGCAGTTTCGCCAGTCCGTTGGACAGCCAGACCAGGCCGGTGAAGATCCGCAGTGCGCACGTCGCCCGCGCGAATCCACGAGCCGGGATGGTCGTGCTCGTGGATGACTCCGCCACCGTCTCGTGCTGCTTCGCAAGACATTTGCGGTCGTGACACACCCACGCTAAGCCGGTGCGGGGCTGAGGGCCGGGTTTCGTCAGCCTTTCGTGAGCAGCGCTAGGTGGGAAGGAGTGTGGCCGCGACCGCGCGCACTACCGCGAGTGCACTGTGGACACCGTTGTCGACGCCTTTCTCGAAGTCGTCGCCATCGACGGCCATCGCGTTGGTGACGTGTGCCAGGCACACCACAGTGCGGCCGCGGGCTCGCGCGTAGGCGTAGAGGGCGGCGGCTTCCATTTCTACGCACAGGACCCCGTGCTCGCGGGCGGTGTCGATGGCGGTCGTGGTCTCCCGGTAGGGGGCGCCGGTGAGCTTGTCGGCCACGGTGGGATCGAGGTGGCTCCAGCGCCCGAGTGGCAGGTAGCGCAGGCTGGTTCCCTCGTCGCGCAGGGCGTCGGTGATGAGCACGAAGCACGGCGTGTGCGGCAGGTCGGCGATCTGACCGGCGGAGGTCACGCTGACCACCAGATCGGCACCGGAGGCGGCCAGTTGCTCGGCCACCAGTACCGCGAAGGGCGCGCCGACGGCCATGCCGACGACACCGATCTCCGTGCGGTCGAGGTCGGTGGTCCACATTTCGGTGTGGTAGCAGGCCCATCCCGGGTGCCGCGGCCGGTCGCGGCGAGATGGCGGACGATGTCCCCGTCCGGGTCGAGCACCGCGATCCTCGGCACCGGCACGGTCGGCAGAGCACGTTGCCGGCGCGCCTCCCGCAGCAGATTCCCTGGCTCGAACACCGGATGCGGCCTGGTAGTCCTTGCCGTGAGCGAGCGCGGCCTCGTCGAGGGTCATGCGATCCCTTCGTTGTCGTGGTGCGCGACGGCACGCACGAGAGCATCGGCCGCGATGTCGATGTCACTCGAACTGCTCCAGCGCCCCAGGGTGAGGCGGATCGCGGCCAGCGCGCGGTCGGTGTCGAGGTTCATGGCGGTCAGGACCGGGGACGGGGTGTGGATGCCGCTGTGGCAGGCGGATCCGGTGGAGGCGGCGATCTCGGGCGCGTGGGTGAGGACGCGGTGGCCGCGGGTTCGGTCGATGCTGATGTTGAGGGTGTTGGGCAGTCGTCGCTCGACGGGTCCGTTGAGGTGGATGCGACCGGGCAAGGCGGTGGACAGCCGGTCGTGCAGGTCGTCTCGTAGCGCGGCGATCCGCTGGGGTGCGCCGGTGGCGATGTCGTCGGCGGCGAGTTGGGCGGCGGTGCCGAGGGCGACGGCGAGTGCGACGTTCTCGGTGCCCGCGCGCAGTCCGCGTTCCTGGCCACCGCCGTAGACGACCGGTTCCAGGGCAACACCATCGCGGACGTAGAGCGCGGCGGCGCCGCGGGGCGCGTACATCTTGTGCCCGACCACGGTCAGCAGGTCCACAGTGGACTCGGTGACGTCGACCGGGATTTTCCCGCACGCTTGCGCGGCGTCGCAGTGCACGAGTGCGCCATGGCGATGGGCGACGGTGGCGAGTTCGGTGATCGGCTGCAGCGCGCCGGTTTCGTTGTTGGCGGCCATGATCGACACCACGGCCGGACCCGGCCCGGCGACCAGCGCGGCGTCGAGTGCGACGGGGGCGAGCAGCCCGTCGTGGTCGACGGGGAGCACGGTGACTTCGGTGCCGTGCAGGCGTTCGAGCGCCTGGGCGGTCTGCAGGACCGCGGGGTGCTCAGTGGCCGCGATGACCAGGTGACCGCGTCCGTCGCCGAGCACGGCTCCCCGCAAGGCGAGAAGGTTCGCCTCCGATCCGGACGCGGTGAACACGATCTCATCCGCTCGCGCGCCGAGCAGTGCAGCGACCTGTTCGCGCGCGGTGGCGAGGGCGTGGCGTGGCCGATCGGCGTAGGGGTGGTCGCTGGAGGGGTTGCCGAAGAATTCCGTCCAGTACGGCATCGCCGCGTCGGTGACGCGCGGGTCGACCGGGGTGGTCGCGTTGTAGTCCAGGTAGACCGGCCCGCCGGGGTTCACGCGCGATCCCCGATGGCGACGGGCAGTTCGGCGAGGCGCCATTCGAGCATGCCGTCGTGCAGGCGGATCGCGCGGCGGCCGCGATCGATGAGCAGCCGGACGGCGTCGTAGGCCAGCACGCAGTATTCGCCGCGGCAGTAGACGACGATCTCGGTCTCCTCGGGCAGTTCGGCGACCCGGTCAGCCAACTCGTGCACCGGAATGCTGACCGCGCCGGGGATGTGCCCTGCTCGGTACTCGTGAACCGGCCGCACGTCCAGCACCACGACCTCCCCCGCCTTCGCACGGGCACGCAGTTGCGCCCGGCTGATCTCGGTGTCACCGCCGGGGCCGAGGAAGGCGTCGCGGGCGGCGGGCACCGCGGGCTGGTGGGCCTGGGCGACCTTGCGTAGTAAGGCAAAGAGCTGTGCGACGTCGGCGCCCGCGAGCCGGTAGTGCACCCGCACCCCGTCGCGGCGGGTGGTCACGAACCCGGCCTGCTTGAGGGTCTGCAGATGCGCCGACGCCGTCGTCAGGTTCAGCCCGGCCGCCGAGGCGAGCGCGTCGACGGTCCGTTCGCCTTGCGCGAGCAGGTCCAGCAGTTCCAGGCGCGTGCCGTTGGCCAGTGCTTTCCCGCTGACCGCGAAGGCCTCGTACAGCCGCGCTTTCGTCGCTTCCTCTGCCACCATCACTTCCTCCATAATTCCATGGAATAATGTATAGCAGGATCACGACACGAAGGGCACCTCTGTGACTGCACTGCGGCGATGGGCGGACGCGCTCGCGTCCTGGGCGATCCCACCGGAGATCCTGGCCGACGCACCCGAGTCGCCATGGGTGCTGCCACGGCAGGTGTTCACCCGCCGCGCCGACGCGCAACTCGCGCACCCGTCCGGCGCGACGCACACCGCCGCGCTCGAAGCGCTGACCGAACCCGGGTCGGTACTCGACATCGGCGCGGCGGCAGGGGCGACGAGCCTGCCACTGCTCGGGCGAGCACCCGTGCGGGAACTTGCGGCCGTGGACGCCGACGCCGAACTGCTCACCGCGTTCGCCGAGCGCACCACCGCACTGGACAGCCCCGCGAAGATCCACTGTGGACGGTGGCCGGACCTGTCCGAGGAGGTGGCGATCGCCGACGTCGTGTTGTGCGGCAACGTGGTCTACAACGTCGCCGACCTCAAGCCGTTCGTACGCGAGCTCACCACGCACGCGCGGCGGCGAGTGATCGTGGAGTTGGCCGCGGCACATCCGCTGACCGAGCTGAACCCGTTGTGGCACCGGTTCCACCGCATCGACCGGCCCGAAGGGCCGACCGCGGACGACTTCGCGGCCGTGCTCGCCGAGTTGGATATCCAGCCCACGGTCAGCCGCTGGCACCGGACCGCGGAAGCCGAATACGCCACCTTTGCCGAACTGGTCGAGGTCACCCGGAAACGCCTGTGCCTGCTGCCCGAGACCGAGCCCGCGGTGGCGGCGGCACTGATCTCGTCCGGGGTCGATCCGGCGGTGCCGCCCGATCTGGGCTCGTCCGGCCGTGACCTGGTCACGGTGAGCTGGGCGGGGCAGGGCGTTTGAGCGCCGCCACCCGCTCGACGGTGCCGAGCTTGCGTCGTTCGCTGCGAGTGAGCTCGAACCCGGCCCGTTCGAGCAGCGGCAGGGGCCGCCGGGTCTGGTAGTCCCCGATCATCGCCACGGTGAGGCGTTCCAGCAGCCGCTGCCCGAACCGGACGACCGCGTGGTGGCTGCCGACGTGATCGAGCAGCAGCACTGTCCCGCCGGGGCGCAGCACCCGGTGCATCTCGGCGATCGCGGCCCGTTCGTCCGGAACGCCGCACAGGCCGAGCGTGCAGACCACGGTGTCGAACGAGGCGTCGGGGAACGGCAACGCCTGCGCGTCCCCTTCGCGCAGATCGGCATCGAGGCCCAGCTCGCGTGCCCGGGTACGGGCGATCTCCACCATGGCCGGGCTCAGGTCGATCCCGGTCACCCGGACCCCGGCCGGGTAGTGGGCGAAGTTGCGGCCGGTGCCGACCGCGACCTCGAGGACCTCACCGGTCGCCTGCCCGCACACCCACTCGCGGCCACCGGCGAATTGCAGCCGTTCCAGCAGCGCGATGTCCTTGTCGTAGCGGGAGGAGTATCGATCCCACCGGTGCCGCAGTTCGTCCTCGCCGAGATCCGCCATCGCCCCTCCGCCGCTCCGGTATTTTGATGAAGTCACTTCACTATGTACTCTCGACACTAAATTGGGAAGGGGTGGCATGCACGGCGATCCGGTCCAGGCCTTCGACAAGGCGTTCGAGCTGGCCGCCCGGCTGGCCGAAGTGATGCGGCACGCGCTGGCCGAGCGCGACCTCACCCCCAGCCGCGCGGAAGTGATCTACGTGCTGGCCCGCGAAGGCGCGGTGATGCAGCGCGCCCTGGCCGAAGCCTTGCGCTGCACACCGCGGCACGTCACCGGGCTGGTCGACCAGCTCCAGGACGCCGGTCTCGTCGAACGGCGCCCGCATCCGGACGACCGCCGCGCGACTTCGGTGGCATTGACGACCAAGGGCGCCGCGACCGCCCGGTGGATCACCGAGAGCCGGCACACCGCGGCCTCGGCGCTGCTGGGCGACGTACCCGGCGATGACCTGGCCGCGTTCGTCCGCGTCGCAGACCTCATCCTGCGTCAGATCGCGCCATGACCGGCGACCGTCACGACGTCGTCATCATCGGTGGCGGGCAAGCGGGTCTCGCGCTCGGGCACGAACTCGCCGCCACCGGCGTCGGGTTCGTGATCCTCGACGCCGGCGAGGAGATCGGGCACGTCTGGCGCGAGCGCTGGACCTCGCTGCGCTTGTTCACCCCGGCGCGGTATTCGGCGCTGCCCGGTCTGGCGTTCCCGGCGGCACCGGAGACCTACCCCGGCAAGGATCAGGTCGCCGACTACCTCGCGACCTACGCGGCCACCTTCGACCTCCCGGTGCGTACCGGCACCACGGTCACCGCACTACGCCGCTATACCCACGACGGCTTCGACCTCGACACCACTCGCGGACCGGTGCGCGCACGCCAGGTCGTGATCGCGACCGGGCCCTTCCAGGAACCGCTGGTTCCCGCCTGCTCAGCCGGGTTCGCACCGGAGGTTCTGCAGCGGCACAGCATTGCCTACCGCGACCCCGTCCCGTTCCGCGGCAGGCGGGTGCTGGTCGTCGGGGGCGGGAACTCCGGCTTCCAGATCGCCGCCGAACTCGCCACTGACCCCGCCGTGAACGCGGTGACACTGGCCATCGGAACCCGCAACTCCTGTGTCCCGCAACGGATCCTGGGCCGCGACCTCTTCTGGTGGCAGACCCGCACCGGCCTGATCACCGCCCCCGCCCACTCCCGCCGAGGCCGCTGGATGCACCGCGGAGAAGCCACCGTGATCGGCCACAGCCTCCGCGCACTGCGGCGACTCGGAATCACAATCCGGCCCAGGCTCGTCGCCGCGACCCGCACCACGGCATCCTTCGCCGACGGGCAGCACGCCAACGTCGACGCGGTCGTGTGGGCAACCGGGTTCCGCCGGGACCACTCGTGGATCCAGCTCCCCGGCGCCCTCGACCACGGCACGCTGCGCCAGCACGACGGCCGCACCCGGGTCCCCGGGCTGTTCGTCCTCGGCCTGCCCTGGCAACGCACCGCCGGATCCGCGCTGCTCGGCTACGTCGGCCACGACGCCACCCACCTCGCCGCACTCCTGTGCGCCGGACACGAGTGAAAATTCCCGGGAGGCGGTGTCGAGTTCGGGGTGCTGTGATCGTCCTCTGCTCGACCACACCCGCTCGTCCGTGCGCGACGACAGGAGGACCTATGCGGTACATGCTGCTGATCTACAACTGCGACCGGCCCGAACCCGCCGACCCCGGGTTCACCGAGGCGCTGGCCAGGGTGAACGCGTTCGCCGACGAATGCCGCCGCCGCGGCGCGCTGGTGGCCGGGGACCCGTTGCAGGGCGAGCACACCGCTACCACGGTCAGCGTCCGCGACGGTAAGGCCCTGATCACCGACGGCCCGTTCGCCGAAACCCACGACCACCTCGGCGGCTACTACATCCTCGACTGCCACGACCTCGACGAAGCGCTGGAACTGGCCGCGCTGTGCCCGATGGCCGCGGTGGGCTCGATCGAGGTCCGCCCACTAGCGGGAGTGCCCGGGCTCGACCACACACCGGCGCAAC is part of the Amycolatopsis sp. CA-230715 genome and encodes:
- a CDS encoding ArsR/SmtB family transcription factor; this translates as MAEEATKARLYEAFAVSGKALANGTRLELLDLLAQGERTVDALASAAGLNLTTASAHLQTLKQAGFVTTRRDGVRVHYRLAGADVAQLFALLRKVAQAHQPAVPAARDAFLGPGGDTEISRAQLRARAKAGEVVVLDVRPVHEYRAGHIPGAVSIPVHELADRVAELPEETEIVVYCRGEYCVLAYDAVRLLIDRGRRAIRLHDGMLEWRLAELPVAIGDRA
- a CDS encoding class I SAM-dependent methyltransferase; translated protein: MTALRRWADALASWAIPPEILADAPESPWVLPRQVFTRRADAQLAHPSGATHTAALEALTEPGSVLDIGAAAGATSLPLLGRAPVRELAAVDADAELLTAFAERTTALDSPAKIHCGRWPDLSEEVAIADVVLCGNVVYNVADLKPFVRELTTHARRRVIVELAAAHPLTELNPLWHRFHRIDRPEGPTADDFAAVLAELDIQPTVSRWHRTAEAEYATFAELVEVTRKRLCLLPETEPAVAAALISSGVDPAVPPDLGSSGRDLVTVSWAGQGV
- a CDS encoding class I SAM-dependent methyltransferase translates to MADLGEDELRHRWDRYSSRYDKDIALLERLQFAGGREWVCGQATGEVLEVAVGTGRNFAHYPAGVRVTGIDLSPAMVEIARTRARELGLDADLREGDAQALPFPDASFDTVVCTLGLCGVPDERAAIAEMHRVLRPGGTVLLLDHVGSHHAVVRFGQRLLERLTVAMIGDYQTRRPLPLLERAGFELTRSERRKLGTVERVAALKRPAPPSSP
- a CDS encoding MarR family winged helix-turn-helix transcriptional regulator — its product is MHGDPVQAFDKAFELAARLAEVMRHALAERDLTPSRAEVIYVLAREGAVMQRALAEALRCTPRHVTGLVDQLQDAGLVERRPHPDDRRATSVALTTKGAATARWITESRHTAASALLGDVPGDDLAAFVRVADLILRQIAP
- a CDS encoding flavin-containing monooxygenase; its protein translation is MTGDRHDVVIIGGGQAGLALGHELAATGVGFVILDAGEEIGHVWRERWTSLRLFTPARYSALPGLAFPAAPETYPGKDQVADYLATYAATFDLPVRTGTTVTALRRYTHDGFDLDTTRGPVRARQVVIATGPFQEPLVPACSAGFAPEVLQRHSIAYRDPVPFRGRRVLVVGGGNSGFQIAAELATDPAVNAVTLAIGTRNSCVPQRILGRDLFWWQTRTGLITAPAHSRRGRWMHRGEATVIGHSLRALRRLGITIRPRLVAATRTTASFADGQHANVDAVVWATGFRRDHSWIQLPGALDHGTLRQHDGRTRVPGLFVLGLPWQRTAGSALLGYVGHDATHLAALLCAGHE
- a CDS encoding YciI family protein, with protein sequence MRYMLLIYNCDRPEPADPGFTEALARVNAFADECRRRGALVAGDPLQGEHTATTVSVRDGKALITDGPFAETHDHLGGYYILDCHDLDEALELAALCPMAAVGSIEVRPLAGVPGLDHTPAQPR